In the genome of Gammaproteobacteria bacterium, the window ACTTGTGGAATGATCCTGCCCATCAGTTACTGCAGGCAGACATGACCCGTCGCCTGCTCGAGTTGATCATACGGTTTCAGGACTGGGCGCCGCTGCCCACCGGGCGGGCATGACCCGGCAGGAGACTGATGTGGCCGGGCTTTACCTACGTTCCGGGGGCATGGACGTTCTCCATGGGAAAGGCCGTATACCTATGACAGTCTGATGGGCGACCTGATCCCGCTCATCAACGAAGCCGGTCAGTTGGTGGTGGTCGGGCACTCGATGGGGGGTGTGGTCGGGCTGATGCTGGGTGGTGCGTTGCCTAACGTCGAGCGGGTACTGGGTGTGGGGATCAAGGTCAGCTGGAAAGAGGCGGAACAGGAACAGATGCAGACATTGTCAACACGGCCTGTTCGCTGGTGGGCAACGCAGGCCGAGGCGGTAGAACGCTACCTCAAGGTATCCGGACTGATCGGTCTGGTCAATTCCGATTCCCCCACTGCACAGTGTGGTGTCGTCGCAGGTGACGACGGCCGGTATCGTCTTGCCGCTGACCCGGAAATTCATGCGGTTGGTCGACCGCCCGTCGCTGAACTGGTTCAGGTCGGACGCTGCAAAGTGGTACTTGCGTGCGGCGAACACGACCAGATGGTCAGCGCTGGGGAACTGAGCGCCCTGGATGTCGCAGCTCGGGAGCTGTCGGGCCTGGGGCACAATGCACAGGTGGAAGGTCCCGAACAGATTTGGTTGCTCGCCAGCGAACCGCTGGAAAACGATCAGGAATCTCCATGAGTTTATTAATGGTCCGCCATGGCGAAACTGCGTTCAACCGCGATCGTATTATGCAGCCGGCAGAAACACCGCTGTCGGTTCGGGGCCAGGAGCAGGCGATTCGACTGGCACAACGTCTGAACACTGAAGGCATTACACGGATCCTGGCCAGTGATCTCCCCCGGGCCGCCATGACGGCTCAGGCATTGTCTGATGAAACCGGTGTCAAAATTGAGTTTGAATCGTTGCTTCAAGAGCGAAATTTCGGTCGTCTGCGGGGGCAGCGATTTATCGATCTTGAGGCCCGAGACATTGATCCGTTTGCCGAAAACTATGAACCCGAAGAGGGGGAAACGTGGCAGGAATTCGATCAGCGCGTGAGTCACGCCTGGTCGAGAATTCAGTCGGCGCTGCCCGCAGGCAGGACATTGGCCGTGGTTACCCATGGATTGGTCTGTGCTGCCCTGTTACGTAATCATCTGGACGCCCAGGCGCCCGCTTCTGACATTGGACGACTGTTTCCATTTCGCAATGCCGGTGTCACCCGCATCGAATCATCGCCACCCTGGCGGGTTGAATTGCTGAACTGTGCTGAACACCTTGAAGCGCTGGGTGACCAGACCTCGATCTACGGTCAGGTCTAAAAAGATCCTATTCAGGGAATGACTGCTGTCGTGTCCACCGCTCCAGAGTGCCCCAGCCGTTGGTTAGAGCGATTTGTGGGTGCCGTCACACAGCGG includes:
- a CDS encoding alpha/beta fold hydrolase translates to MGDLIPLINEAGQLVVVGHSMGGVVGLMLGGALPNVERVLGVGIKVSWKEAEQEQMQTLSTRPVRWWATQAEAVERYLKVSGLIGLVNSDSPTAQCGVVAGDDGRYRLAADPEIHAVGRPPVAELVQVGRCKVVLACGEHDQMVSAGELSALDVAARELSGLGHNAQVEGPEQIWLLASEPLENDQESP
- a CDS encoding histidine phosphatase family protein → MSLLMVRHGETAFNRDRIMQPAETPLSVRGQEQAIRLAQRLNTEGITRILASDLPRAAMTAQALSDETGVKIEFESLLQERNFGRLRGQRFIDLEARDIDPFAENYEPEEGETWQEFDQRVSHAWSRIQSALPAGRTLAVVTHGLVCAALLRNHLDAQAPASDIGRLFPFRNAGVTRIESSPPWRVELLNCAEHLEALGDQTSIYGQV